Proteins encoded in a region of the Triplophysa rosa linkage group LG6, Trosa_1v2, whole genome shotgun sequence genome:
- the map3k20a gene encoding mitogen-activated protein kinase kinase kinase 20 isoform X1: MASLGASFVQIKFDDILFYENCGGGSFGSVYRARWLSQDKEVAVKKLLKIEKEADILSVLSHRNIIQFYGAILEAPNYGIVTEYASGGCLFDYLSSSESEHISMKQIMTWAMDIAKGMHYLQDEAPVKVIHRDLKSRNVVLTVDKIPKICDFGASRFHSHTTHMSLVGTFPWMAPEVIQSLPVSETCDTYSYGVVLWEMLTREIPFKGLEGLQVAWLVVEKNERLTIPSSCPASFACLMRSCWATEPKVRPLFKHILSTLETMWSDTHLPEECNTFLHNKAEWRCEIEATLERLKRLERDLSTKEQELKARERRLKMWERKLIEQSRTPLLPNLEIHSWTEEHVHFWMQQIFEADGEMQQYADVFKQNHITGQRLLLLSENDMRDLGVMSKGHIIHLKTEIEKLTQDYLSLFHFPPLIKDGSAFVEEEESKKTVNLELVFGYHWKAGTGHTDCKWKMYMERDGDEVAIAYIKDVTFNANRPDVDVLKMTKPPFVMDKWIVGISGTQTVECIVNYESKVRSPKCTRHVHTLQWSPDSGRDVIKPVELLIDTAPTIKEAHNRSRSNSGVDSRWIYSLRMKQMREQAVQSPSSRPEKMSLPQFLSVLGNQSSYAAAVRRSPNRSPLSPWPDSRSSSPTLSVKLSTIHLGSKGSSPSSTTSESASDRERPASARAKHSYSRNTYQDHTLKITGGEGGARRFSAGANHATQKGFRGFQHGGRPRNHQRPIPGMSLVTEGVKLKGTEEGGAGDGEWIKVERKKTNKQDYKHQEVRPARGRPRRGGRGGGRGRS, translated from the exons ATGGCATCTCTGGGTGCCTCCTTTGTGCAAATCAAATTCGATGACATCCTCTTCTACGAGAACTGCGGCGGAGGGAGTTTCGGGAGCGTGTATCGCGCCCGCTGGCTCTCGCAGGACAAAGAGGTGGCGGTGAAAAAGCTCCTGAAGATTGAGAAAGAG GCAGACATTTTGAGTGTTCTCAGCCATAGAAACATTATCCAGTTTTATGGAGCAATTCTGGAAGCACCGAACTATGGGATAGTTACAG aGTATGCCAGTGGCGGATGTTTGTTCGACTACCTGTCTAGTTCTGAGAGTGAACATATCAGCATGAAACAGATTATGACCTGGGCCATGGACATCGCTAAAG GAATGCATTATCTGCAAGATGAAGCTCCGGTCAAAGTCATTCACAGAGACCTCAAGTCCCGGAATG TTGTCCTGACGGTAGATAAAATACCCAAG ATCTGTGATTTCGGGGCGTCTAGATTTCATTCCCACACCACCCACATGTCTCTGGTGGGGACATTTCCTTGGATGGCACCTGAAGTCATCCAGAGCCTTCCTGTTTCTGAGACCTGTGACACATACTCGTATGGAGTG GTCCTGTGGGAGATGCTGACACGTGAAATTCCCTTCAAAGGTCTGGAGGGGCTGCAGGTGGCGTGGCTGGTGGTTGAGAAGAACGAG AGGTTGACGATTCCCAGTAGCTGTCCAGCCAGTTTTGCCTGTCTGATGAGAAGCTGCTGGGCGACTGAACCAAAA GTCAGACCGCTGTTCAAACACATCCTGTCCACACTGGAGACCATGTGGAGCGACACACACTTACCTGAGGAGTGCAACACTTTCCTGCACAATAAAGCAGAGTGGAG GTGTGAGATTGAGGCGACTCTGGAGCGTCTGAAGCGTTTGGAGAGAGACCTGAGCACCAAAGAACAAGAGCTGAAGGCGAGAGAGAGACGACTGAAGATGTGGGAGAGAAAACTGATCGAACAGTCCAGAACACCA CTTCTTCCAAACCTGGAAATCCACTCCTGGACAGAAGAACATGTG CATTTCTGGATGCAGCAGATCTTTGAAG CTGATGGAGAAATGCAGCAGTACGCCGATGTCTTCAAGCAGAACCACATCACAGGACAGAGGCTGCTGCTGCTGTCTGAGAATGACATGAGAGACCTGGGGGTCATGTCCAAAGGACACATCATACACCTCAAG ACGGAAATTGAGAAACTAACCCAAGACTACTTGAGCCTGTTCCACTTTCCTCCATTGATCAAG GACGGTTCGGCCTTTGTGGAAGAAGAGGAAAGCAAGAAAACCGTAAACCTGGAGCTGGTGTTTGGATATCACTGGAAAGCCGGCACAGGACACACA GACTGTAAATGGAAAATGTACATGGAGCGTGATGGGGATGAAGTGGCAATAGCTTATATCAAAGACGTGACCTTTAATGCCAACAGACCAGATGTAGACGTGTTAAAAATGACCAAG CCTCCGTTCGTGATGGATAAATGGATAGTTGGAATATCTGGAACACAAACCGTTGAGTGCATAGTAAACTATGAG agtaAGGTGAGATCTCCTAAGTGCACGAGACATGTTCACACACTGCAGTGGAGTCCCGACAGCGGGAGGGACGTCATCAAACCTGTAGAGCTGCTCATCGATACAGCACCAACCATCAAAGAAGCACACAACCGAAGCAGGTCCAACTCAG GTGTTGATTCCAGATGGATTTACAGTCTGAGGATGAAGCAGATGAGAGAGCAGGCGGTCCAGAGCCCATCGAGCCGCCCTGAAAAGATGAGCCTCCCTCAGTTCCTATCTGTGCTCGGGAACCAATCGTCTTACGCCGCTGCCGTGAGGAGATCACCCAATCGCAGCCCTCTCTCTCCATGGCCCGACTCCCGGAGTTCCTCTCCGACCCTCTCAGTCAAACTCTCCACCATCCACCTGGGGTCAAAGGGCAGCAGCCCATCCAGCACAACATCTGAGAGCGCCTCCGATCGAGAGCGGCCCGCCAGCGCTCGAGCCAAACACAGCTACAGCAGGAACACCTACCAGGACCACACGCTAAAGATCACCGGAGGAGAAGGAGGTGCCAGGAGGTTTTCTGCGGGAGCTAATCACGCGACTCAGAAAGGATTCAGAGGCTTCCAACACGGCGGGCGGCCACGAAACCACCAGCGCCCAATACCGGGGATGTCACTTGTGACTGAAGGGGTGAAGCTGAAAGGGACTGAGGAGGGTGGGGCTGGTGATGGGGAATGGATCAAggtagaaagaaaaaaaacgaataaacaggACTATAAACATCAAGAAGTAAGGCCGGCCAGAGGTCGCCCACGGAGAGGAGGGAGGGGAGGTGGGCGGGGCCGAAGTTGA
- the map3k20a gene encoding mitogen-activated protein kinase kinase kinase 20 isoform X2, translating into MASLGASFVQIKFDDILFYENCGGGSFGSVYRARWLSQDKEVAVKKLLKIEKEADILSVLSHRNIIQFYGAILEAPNYGIVTEYASGGCLFDYLSSSESEHISMKQIMTWAMDIAKGMHYLQDEAPVKVIHRDLKSRNVVLTVDKIPKICDFGASRFHSHTTHMSLVGTFPWMAPEVIQSLPVSETCDTYSYGVVLWEMLTREIPFKGLEGLQVAWLVVEKNERLTIPSSCPASFACLMRSCWATEPKVRPLFKHILSTLETMWSDTHLPEECNTFLHNKAEWRCEIEATLERLKRLERDLSTKEQELKARERRLKMWERKLIEQSRTPLLPNLEIHSWTEEHVHFWMQQIFEGVISLSRSCHPPH; encoded by the exons ATGGCATCTCTGGGTGCCTCCTTTGTGCAAATCAAATTCGATGACATCCTCTTCTACGAGAACTGCGGCGGAGGGAGTTTCGGGAGCGTGTATCGCGCCCGCTGGCTCTCGCAGGACAAAGAGGTGGCGGTGAAAAAGCTCCTGAAGATTGAGAAAGAG GCAGACATTTTGAGTGTTCTCAGCCATAGAAACATTATCCAGTTTTATGGAGCAATTCTGGAAGCACCGAACTATGGGATAGTTACAG aGTATGCCAGTGGCGGATGTTTGTTCGACTACCTGTCTAGTTCTGAGAGTGAACATATCAGCATGAAACAGATTATGACCTGGGCCATGGACATCGCTAAAG GAATGCATTATCTGCAAGATGAAGCTCCGGTCAAAGTCATTCACAGAGACCTCAAGTCCCGGAATG TTGTCCTGACGGTAGATAAAATACCCAAG ATCTGTGATTTCGGGGCGTCTAGATTTCATTCCCACACCACCCACATGTCTCTGGTGGGGACATTTCCTTGGATGGCACCTGAAGTCATCCAGAGCCTTCCTGTTTCTGAGACCTGTGACACATACTCGTATGGAGTG GTCCTGTGGGAGATGCTGACACGTGAAATTCCCTTCAAAGGTCTGGAGGGGCTGCAGGTGGCGTGGCTGGTGGTTGAGAAGAACGAG AGGTTGACGATTCCCAGTAGCTGTCCAGCCAGTTTTGCCTGTCTGATGAGAAGCTGCTGGGCGACTGAACCAAAA GTCAGACCGCTGTTCAAACACATCCTGTCCACACTGGAGACCATGTGGAGCGACACACACTTACCTGAGGAGTGCAACACTTTCCTGCACAATAAAGCAGAGTGGAG GTGTGAGATTGAGGCGACTCTGGAGCGTCTGAAGCGTTTGGAGAGAGACCTGAGCACCAAAGAACAAGAGCTGAAGGCGAGAGAGAGACGACTGAAGATGTGGGAGAGAAAACTGATCGAACAGTCCAGAACACCA CTTCTTCCAAACCTGGAAATCCACTCCTGGACAGAAGAACATGTG CATTTCTGGATGCAGCAGATCTTTGAAGGTGTGATTTCATTGTCTCGAAGCTGTCATCCACCACA CTGA
- the cdca7a gene encoding cell division cycle-associated protein 7a, whose protein sequence is MRAKRQQASPASTRMNLRSYRNTAAVPMETSSSDDSCDSFGSDGFGSSKRPVRSPALCKNAFELPVAEEEDACSGFDNDLNEDMTDMNMKSDTETCSPPRKTRRSFTLKVAMKFPPKRASPTKPAAPEPKPKTETKDPEGGNFLQKRALNIKENKAMLAKLMAELDKVPGLFPKRSSLSQGSTPRAPRRSMPPGSARRNPERASRPHTRSRSLVDGPTSPTPEDELDDKYSLVRKGRNYDDTEEEREPRRRSYNTSLTIPHVVRPVEDISQAELDNICINVREKTYNRATGSTCHQCRQKTTDTKTNCRNPDCVGVRGQFCGPCLKNRYGEEVHDALLNPEWHCPPCRGICNCSFCRAREGRCATGVLVYLAKYHGHDNVHAYLKSLKTELEEAE, encoded by the exons ATGCGCGCaaag AGGCAGCAGGCGTCTCCCGCCTCCACCAGAATGAACCTGCGCAGTTACAGGAACACGGCTGCGGTTCCCATGGAAACCTCTTCCTCAGATGACAGCTGTGACAGTTTCGGTTCTGATGGTTTTGGGAGCTCG AAGAGACCAGTGAGATCACCAGCTCTGTGCAAGAACGCGTTTGAACTTCCTGTGGCAGAGGAGGAAGATGCCTGCAGCGGGTTTGACAACGACCTGAATGAAGACATGACCGACATG AACATGAAGTCTGACACCGAGACCTGTTCACCTCCCAGGAAAACTCGCCGATCATTCACACTTAAAGTAGCTATGAAGTTCCCGCCGAAACGGGCCAGTCCCACGAAGCCTGCGGCACCTGAACCCAAACCGAAAACTGAGACCAAAGACCCTGAGGGTGGTAACTTCTTGCAGAAGAGAGCTCTGAacattaaagaaaacaaagctaTG CTTGCTAAGCTCATGGCCGAGCTGGATAAAGTTCCCGGCCTCTTTCCTAAAAGGTCATCTTTATCTCAGGGCAGCACG CCTCGTGCTCCACGCCGCTCGATGCCGCCCGGTTCTGCGCGGAGGAATCCGGAGCGGGCGTCTCGCCCTCACACGCGTTCGCGTTCTCTGGTAGACGGACCGACCTCTCCTACTCCGGAGGATGAGCTCGACGACAAGTACAGCCTCGTCCGAAAGGGCAGAAATTATGATGATACTGAAGAAGAG agGGAACCGCGTCGGCGCAGTTATAACACCTCTCTTACGATTCCTCACGTCGTGAGGCCTGTGGAGGACATCAGTCAGGCTGAACTGGACAACATCTGCATCAATGTCAGAGAGAAGACTTACAACCGTGCCACT GGTTCCACTTGCCATCAGTGTCGACAGAAAACAAcagacacaaagacaaactGCCGTAACCCGGACTGTGTGGGTGTTCGAGGCCAGTTCTGCGGGCCTTGTCTCAAGAACCGCTATGGAGAAGAGGTCCACGATGCACTCCTGAACCCG GAGTGGCACTGCCCCCCATGCAGGGGTATCTGTAACTGCAGCTTCTGCCGGGCCAGAGAGGGGCGCTGTGCTACAGGTGTGCTGGTGTACCTGGCCAAGTACCACGGCCATGACAACGTCCATGCTTATCTGAAAAG TTTAAAGACAGAATTGGAAGAGGCTGAATAA